In the Pseudothauera hydrothermalis genome, one interval contains:
- a CDS encoding DUF3299 domain-containing protein: MRFSRLVLAVLLSVCVTLTAAHAQQVTTGQSGYQVGDRLVSKARADKDGFTEIEWDDLLPAEWNPQALFDDLDLDNLSDNDPRAIDLMRRLREEWDRAPVVERMNGRRIRIPGFVVPLEGDGKTIREFLLVPYFGACIHVPPPPANQLIHVMPDKPIAGDWNMVPVWVSGVLTVARIESQLGNAGYQLRAIKVEEYKEEAAKR; this comes from the coding sequence ATGCGGTTTTCGCGCCTTGTGCTCGCAGTCTTGCTCTCCGTCTGTGTCACCCTGACAGCCGCCCACGCGCAACAGGTCACCACGGGGCAGTCCGGCTACCAAGTGGGCGACCGCCTGGTTTCCAAGGCCCGTGCCGACAAGGATGGCTTTACCGAAATCGAATGGGACGACCTGCTGCCCGCCGAGTGGAATCCGCAGGCGCTGTTCGATGACCTCGATCTGGACAATCTGAGCGATAACGATCCGCGCGCCATCGACCTGATGCGCCGGCTGCGCGAAGAATGGGACCGCGCGCCGGTGGTCGAGCGCATGAACGGGCGGCGCATCCGCATTCCCGGATTCGTGGTGCCGCTGGAAGGCGACGGCAAGACCATTCGGGAATTTCTGCTGGTACCCTATTTCGGCGCTTGCATCCATGTGCCGCCTCCGCCGGCCAACCAGCTCATCCACGTGATGCCGGACAAGCCGATTGCGGGCGACTGGAACATGGTGCCGGTGTGGGTCAGCGGCGTGCTCACCGTGGCGCGTATTGAATCGCAACTGGGCAACGCCGGCTACCAGCTGCGCGCCATCAAGGTCGAAGAGTACAAGGAGGAGGCGGCCAAGCGCTGA
- the mutY gene encoding A/G-specific adenine glycosylase, which translates to MSKQDFAERLIAWQADCGRHDLPWQQHRDPYRVWLSEIMLQQTQVETVIPYYHRFLARFPTLADLAAAPLEAVLSLWSGLGYYARARNLHKAAQIVMTELGGLFPRRAEDIARLPGIGRSTAAAIAAFCFGERVPILDGNVKRVLCRVFGVEGFPGERTVERRLWSLAEELLPARGIERYIQAQMDLGAMICTRARPTCARCPLATACVARQQGRTAELPTVRPRKTPPRRTIQVAVVRAGNAVLLERRPPAGIWGGLLALPEAGPSGAAAWVAQRFGTLAGGSELPALTHAFTHFVLEIRPWLVDLPDTPPLAADGNLHWQALDVLDQAPLPTPVRTILQRLR; encoded by the coding sequence TTGTCCAAGCAAGACTTTGCCGAGCGTCTGATAGCCTGGCAGGCCGACTGCGGCCGCCATGATTTGCCCTGGCAGCAGCACCGCGACCCCTACCGGGTGTGGCTGTCGGAGATCATGCTGCAACAGACCCAGGTCGAGACCGTAATTCCCTACTACCACCGCTTTTTGGCGCGCTTTCCCACCCTTGCCGACCTGGCCGCCGCGCCGCTGGAGGCGGTGCTGAGTCTGTGGAGCGGACTGGGCTACTATGCGCGCGCCCGCAATCTGCACAAAGCGGCGCAAATCGTCATGACAGAACTGGGCGGCCTGTTTCCGCGCCGTGCCGAGGACATCGCCCGCCTGCCCGGCATCGGCCGCTCCACCGCGGCGGCAATCGCCGCGTTTTGCTTTGGCGAACGTGTGCCCATCCTGGATGGCAATGTCAAGCGCGTGCTGTGCCGGGTCTTCGGTGTCGAAGGCTTTCCGGGTGAGCGCACAGTCGAGCGCCGCCTGTGGTCCTTGGCCGAGGAACTGTTGCCTGCGCGCGGGATAGAGCGTTACATCCAGGCGCAAATGGATCTGGGCGCCATGATCTGTACCCGCGCCCGCCCCACCTGTGCCCGCTGCCCGCTCGCAACTGCATGCGTGGCGCGGCAACAGGGGCGCACCGCGGAACTACCGACCGTCCGTCCGCGCAAGACGCCGCCACGGCGCACGATACAGGTGGCGGTGGTGCGTGCAGGCAACGCCGTCTTGCTGGAACGCCGCCCGCCTGCAGGCATCTGGGGCGGCTTGCTGGCCTTGCCGGAAGCCGGCCCAAGCGGCGCCGCAGCCTGGGTGGCGCAACGTTTCGGTACGCTGGCGGGCGGCAGCGAACTGCCCGCGCTGACCCACGCTTTCACCCACTTCGTGCTGGAAATCCGCCCCTGGCTGGTGGATCTGCCCGACACACCGCCCCTGGCCGCCGACGGCAACCTGCACTGGCAGGCGCTGGATGTGTTGGACCAAGCGCCGCTGCCGACGCCGGTGCGCACCATTCTGCAACGATTGCGTTGA
- a CDS encoding flavin reductase family protein, with protein MSAQNYYTHEDFTRNFRNALGMFATGVTVVTTRAANGAPVGLTVNSFNSVSLDPPLVLWSLSVTLPSVPVFEACEYYAINVLADDQQALSQLFASRSDDKFAGLQFDQGLGGAPLLRGCCARFECRNTHRYPGGDHILFVSEVINFDREDRPPLLFFGGAYRRLAP; from the coding sequence ATGTCCGCACAGAACTACTACACGCACGAAGACTTCACCCGCAATTTTCGCAACGCCCTCGGCATGTTTGCCACCGGCGTCACCGTGGTCACGACCCGTGCCGCCAATGGCGCGCCGGTCGGTTTGACGGTGAATTCGTTCAACTCGGTCTCGCTCGATCCGCCGCTGGTGCTATGGAGCCTGTCGGTAACCTTACCCAGCGTGCCGGTGTTCGAAGCCTGCGAATACTACGCCATCAACGTGCTGGCGGACGACCAGCAGGCGCTCTCGCAACTATTCGCCAGCCGCTCCGACGACAAGTTTGCCGGACTGCAGTTCGACCAAGGTCTGGGCGGTGCGCCGTTGCTGCGCGGCTGTTGCGCGCGCTTCGAATGCCGTAACACTCACCGTTATCCGGGCGGCGACCACATCTTGTTCGTCAGCGAGGTCATCAACTTCGACCGCGAAGACCGCCCGCCGCTGCTTTTTTTTGGCGGTGCCTACCGGCGTCTGGCGCCTTGA
- a CDS encoding TonB-dependent receptor, translating into MMTLRKANPATLPSATLPALLACVFAVAASGARANTAEATLQTIEVKGQTLGEGGAAYTASGFASEEIRAKSINQVQQLFRHVPGMDIRVLGLTGVADSIVLRGFGGGGHGGDIAVSVDGIPLNEAMSHADGYVDLNVIVPLELRTMTVLKGPVSALYGNFNRAGSISLETRKGGEYRELDLSAGSFGTVDAQTALGVKVSDTQHLNLAAQLYRSDGFRAQSESWRATLAGRWSVDLTGGLRAALSARIHTAQADNPGYLSAARFRADPYGKEPGVQNDGAEKDFATLRTDVQYALSDQLTLLGFAYATRQDFTRWFTRPLGGVPTQREESYDRKVHGAGVNLNGRHNATVPLNWVAGVETFRESTDYVYYDNLDFRRRVTPAINDRNSVLRSLSAFGELEAPLHPLFKPTLGVRWDRFTGNCSPNGPETSTAPCERMPRMSHTAPKFGLRSQIASGLELRASRAEGFALPSDFAKYALGASVLDPNIFRQTEVGARLTAVPGLMIDAAAYRLQSSDEVRAVAPGVYENFGSTRRTGYELEILWMPHDDVDLTLAWGEADSKITRNANPALVGKRVTGVPRHTLTAELTWRPLPGWQSTLTWREIGRYQVDAANTRSDQGYGIADLRLSYSAGSLHPYTVYAAIDNLADRRYATAVNTIGYASGAPRTVRVGVQVNF; encoded by the coding sequence ATGATGACACTTCGTAAAGCCAATCCTGCCACGCTTCCCTCTGCCACCTTACCGGCGCTGCTCGCTTGTGTGTTCGCGGTTGCGGCGTCGGGCGCCCGGGCCAACACGGCCGAAGCGACCCTGCAGACCATCGAAGTAAAAGGACAAACGCTGGGTGAGGGCGGTGCCGCTTACACCGCTTCAGGTTTTGCAAGCGAGGAAATCCGCGCAAAAAGCATCAACCAGGTACAACAACTGTTTCGCCATGTGCCGGGCATGGACATCCGCGTCTTGGGGCTGACCGGCGTGGCGGATTCCATCGTGCTGCGCGGCTTCGGCGGTGGCGGCCATGGGGGCGACATCGCTGTCAGTGTGGATGGCATTCCGCTCAATGAGGCCATGTCCCATGCAGATGGTTATGTCGACTTGAACGTTATCGTCCCCCTGGAGCTGCGCACCATGACGGTGCTCAAGGGCCCCGTTTCGGCGCTTTACGGCAACTTCAACCGCGCCGGCTCGATCAGTCTGGAGACACGCAAGGGCGGCGAGTATCGTGAGTTGGACCTTTCCGCTGGCAGCTTCGGCACGGTCGATGCGCAAACCGCCTTGGGAGTGAAAGTGTCGGATACCCAGCATCTGAACCTGGCCGCCCAGCTCTACCGCAGCGACGGATTCCGCGCGCAGTCCGAATCCTGGCGCGCAACCTTGGCCGGGCGTTGGAGTGTGGATCTGACCGGCGGGCTGCGTGCGGCGCTGTCTGCCCGGATACATACTGCGCAAGCGGACAACCCTGGCTATCTGAGTGCCGCGCGCTTTCGCGCCGACCCTTACGGCAAGGAACCCGGCGTGCAGAACGACGGCGCTGAAAAGGACTTTGCCACGTTGCGCACCGACGTGCAGTACGCATTGAGCGACCAGCTCACGCTGCTTGGCTTTGCTTACGCCACGCGGCAGGACTTCACCCGTTGGTTCACCCGTCCGCTCGGCGGTGTGCCGACCCAGCGCGAGGAAAGCTATGACCGCAAGGTGCATGGCGCCGGCGTAAACCTCAATGGCCGGCACAATGCCACCGTGCCGCTCAACTGGGTGGCTGGGGTGGAGACGTTCCGTGAATCGACCGATTACGTGTATTACGACAACCTCGATTTTCGCCGCCGAGTCACCCCGGCGATCAATGACCGCAACTCGGTGCTGCGTAGTCTGTCGGCCTTCGGCGAACTGGAGGCGCCGCTGCATCCGCTGTTCAAACCGACCCTGGGCGTGCGCTGGGACCGTTTCACCGGCAACTGCTCGCCAAACGGACCGGAAACGTCCACCGCGCCGTGTGAGCGCATGCCGCGGATGAGCCACACTGCGCCCAAGTTCGGTCTGCGTTCACAAATCGCCTCCGGCCTCGAACTGCGCGCCAGCCGTGCAGAAGGTTTTGCGTTGCCGAGCGATTTTGCCAAGTACGCGCTTGGCGCCTCGGTACTCGATCCGAACATCTTCCGCCAGACCGAGGTGGGCGCACGTTTGACCGCGGTGCCCGGGCTGATGATCGATGCGGCGGCTTACCGCCTGCAGTCGTCCGATGAGGTTCGTGCCGTGGCGCCGGGCGTCTATGAGAATTTCGGGTCAACCCGGCGCACCGGATACGAGCTGGAAATTCTGTGGATGCCGCACGACGATGTGGATCTCACCCTGGCCTGGGGCGAGGCTGACTCGAAAATTACCCGCAATGCCAATCCTGCCTTGGTCGGCAAACGTGTGACCGGTGTGCCGCGTCACACCCTGACCGCCGAACTCACCTGGCGTCCGCTGCCGGGTTGGCAAAGCACGCTGACCTGGCGGGAGATCGGGCGTTACCAAGTCGATGCGGCCAATACCCGTAGTGACCAAGGTTACGGCATCGCCGATCTGCGCTTGAGCTACAGCGCAGGCAGTCTTCACCCCTACACGGTCTATGCCGCCATCGACAACCTTGCCGACCGCCGTTATGCCACCGCGGTCAACACCATTGGCTATGCCAGCGGTGCGCCGCGGACTGTGCGGGTCGGCGTCCAAGTCAATTTCTGA
- a CDS encoding DUF4198 domain-containing protein: MCHRTILRTALYSLVLAGTAVSAHAHTVWLEPEHGFYRVMYGGHEGKTEPYPVEKLKSVFAYAADGTPLNVQREDDADGVRVRAAGEAAVLTLFFDNGIWSRPEGGRSVNKPMNEVPGATSGVQALKYHKTIARWGVAATRAWGQPFELVAVDQAPPRAGEPLRLRVLIDGKPAAGIKVAADESAPGVLSDAEGLVTVRPQAGFNKLWAGQRTAVSGDPRMTTVSIEYLLTFDAEPPQ, from the coding sequence ATGTGTCATCGGACCATCCTGCGCACTGCCCTGTATTCGCTCGTATTGGCCGGTACTGCAGTATCGGCGCATGCCCACACCGTCTGGCTGGAGCCCGAGCACGGTTTTTACCGCGTGATGTATGGGGGGCACGAGGGCAAGACCGAGCCTTACCCGGTAGAGAAGCTCAAGAGCGTGTTCGCCTATGCGGCCGACGGCACGCCGCTGAACGTTCAACGTGAGGACGATGCAGACGGTGTGCGGGTGCGTGCTGCCGGCGAAGCGGCGGTGCTGACGCTGTTTTTCGACAATGGCATCTGGAGTCGCCCGGAAGGGGGGCGCAGTGTCAACAAGCCGATGAACGAAGTGCCCGGCGCCACCAGCGGTGTGCAGGCGTTGAAGTACCACAAAACCATTGCGCGCTGGGGCGTGGCGGCCACGCGCGCCTGGGGGCAGCCGTTCGAGCTGGTGGCGGTGGATCAGGCGCCGCCGCGCGCCGGCGAACCGCTGCGTCTGCGGGTGTTGATCGACGGTAAACCGGCAGCCGGGATCAAGGTTGCTGCCGACGAGAGCGCGCCGGGCGTGCTCAGCGATGCCGAGGGGCTGGTCACCGTGCGTCCGCAGGCTGGCTTCAACAAACTGTGGGCCGGACAGCGTACCGCGGTCAGCGGCGATCCGCGGATGACCACGGTGAGCATCGAATATCTGTTGACCTTTGACGCGGAACCGCCCCAATGA
- a CDS encoding carboxypeptidase regulatory-like domain-containing protein, translating to MNPFGLAQRLRAVVAAWLLCAALPVASHGLYVTAHAEQGAVVGLAAYSDHSPAAGLFVEITDAAGREVLAQGVSGDDGRFRIGVPERAAYHVAVEGEEGHRAEVNVARLACGALDGEALRLLREDLSRLEHRIQLRDVLGGLGYIVGLFGLAAWFMARRRM from the coding sequence ATGAACCCGTTCGGTTTGGCGCAGCGTTTGCGCGCAGTCGTGGCCGCTTGGTTGCTGTGCGCGGCGCTGCCGGTCGCATCGCATGGTCTGTATGTCACCGCCCATGCCGAGCAGGGCGCAGTGGTCGGTCTGGCAGCGTATTCCGACCATAGTCCGGCTGCCGGTCTGTTCGTGGAGATAACCGATGCCGCCGGGCGTGAGGTGCTGGCCCAGGGCGTCAGTGGCGATGACGGACGCTTTCGTATCGGGGTGCCAGAGCGTGCGGCCTATCATGTGGCAGTGGAAGGCGAGGAGGGGCATCGTGCGGAAGTCAACGTCGCGCGCTTGGCTTGTGGCGCTCTGGATGGCGAAGCACTGCGTCTGTTGCGCGAGGACCTGAGCCGCCTGGAACACCGCATCCAACTGCGCGATGTTCTAGGCGGTCTGGGCTACATCGTCGGTTTATTCGGTCTGGCCGCGTGGTTCATGGCCCGCAGGAGGATGTGA
- the cbiM gene encoding cobalt transporter CbiM translates to MHLAEGVLSAPVLLGTAVLATAGVAHGLHRLREEQLPLAALLGAVFFVASTIHVPVGVGSVHLVLNGLAGLLLGWVVFPVLCVALLLQAALFSFGGFAVLGANLLIMALPGVAAHYLLGRGFGPQTPRVRALAAGALCGVVGIGGAALLASAVLALSGGRMFGELIVLFAAAHLPVLVVDAAIGALTVAALVRLMPQALART, encoded by the coding sequence ATGCATTTGGCCGAAGGCGTGCTGTCTGCCCCTGTGTTACTGGGTACGGCCGTGCTGGCCACGGCAGGGGTGGCGCACGGGCTGCATCGATTACGCGAGGAGCAGCTGCCCTTGGCGGCGCTACTGGGTGCGGTGTTTTTCGTTGCCAGCACCATTCATGTGCCGGTGGGGGTAGGCAGTGTGCACTTGGTGCTCAACGGTTTGGCGGGTTTGCTGCTGGGCTGGGTAGTGTTTCCGGTGTTGTGTGTGGCCTTGCTGCTGCAAGCGGCGTTGTTTTCCTTTGGCGGTTTCGCGGTGCTCGGCGCCAATCTGCTGATCATGGCGCTGCCCGGTGTGGCGGCGCACTATCTATTGGGCCGTGGGTTCGGCCCGCAGACGCCGCGTGTGCGGGCGCTGGCTGCCGGTGCGCTGTGCGGGGTGGTCGGCATTGGCGGCGCGGCGTTGCTCGCCAGTGCCGTGCTTGCGTTGTCCGGCGGGCGGATGTTTGGCGAGCTCATTGTGTTGTTCGCTGCGGCGCACTTGCCGGTGCTCGTGGTCGATGCGGCCATCGGCGCGTTGACCGTCGCCGCGCTGGTGCGTCTGATGCCACAGGCGTTGGCACGGACATGA
- a CDS encoding energy-coupling factor transporter transmembrane component T family protein, giving the protein MPRLRLALAVCGSTVVSFITDLRALAFVLVAGLLVAAIAVLAGASARALGRRILTVNLFVGLLWLTVPWQLGASALTLTDEGLALAQQISLRTNAIALLSLGLLAGMDAFVLARAAAGLGLPHKLARLLALTVRYFGLLQDCRRRIECAMRARAFRPGFNLRTVAVTAQLVALLLVNAMQRAERVGLAMRARGFAPGLPAAGQSALRPLARRPAFGVTVAVASAALGLAWLSTDGWMAWIP; this is encoded by the coding sequence TTGCCCCGCCTACGTCTGGCGCTGGCGGTGTGTGGCAGTACGGTGGTTTCTTTCATCACCGATCTTCGAGCGCTGGCGTTTGTCTTGGTTGCTGGTTTGCTGGTGGCGGCAATCGCGGTGCTGGCAGGGGCTTCGGCGCGGGCGCTCGGCCGCCGTATCCTGACGGTCAACCTGTTTGTCGGCCTGTTGTGGCTGACTGTGCCTTGGCAGCTGGGCGCCAGCGCTCTGACGCTCACCGATGAGGGTTTGGCGCTTGCCCAGCAGATCTCATTGCGTACCAACGCCATCGCCTTGCTCAGCCTGGGCTTGCTCGCCGGCATGGATGCTTTTGTGTTGGCGCGCGCGGCGGCGGGCCTGGGTCTGCCCCACAAACTGGCGCGCCTGCTGGCCCTTACGGTCCGTTACTTCGGCTTGCTTCAAGACTGCCGGCGGCGTATCGAGTGCGCGATGCGCGCGCGGGCTTTTCGCCCCGGCTTTAATCTGCGCACCGTGGCGGTTACCGCCCAACTGGTGGCCTTGCTCCTGGTCAATGCCATGCAGCGCGCCGAGCGGGTCGGGCTGGCGATGCGTGCACGCGGTTTTGCGCCTGGATTGCCTGCCGCCGGGCAGTCTGCTTTGCGGCCGCTGGCGCGCCGTCCGGCATTTGGGGTCACGGTGGCTGTGGCCAGTGCGGCTTTGGGGCTGGCCTGGTTGAGCACAGACGGGTGGATGGCATGGATACCTTGA
- a CDS encoding energy-coupling factor ABC transporter ATP-binding protein, translated as MDTLIEARGLCVRRGGRTVFDGVDLLLAAGERLFVLGPCGAGKSTLLHALLGFVPLAGGSVRLLGRLCSSEAEFAPLRGVVGLLFQDPADQLFGPTVLEDAEFGPLNQGLGRAAARERAWAALHRVGIQMLAERPVHELSGGEQRLAALAGVLAMQPAVLLLDEPTAALDQASAQRIAAVLEACGVPMVVAAHDEALVARLATRCQRLGGPVDPLC; from the coding sequence ATGGATACCTTGATCGAAGCCCGTGGGCTATGTGTGCGGCGCGGCGGACGCACGGTATTTGACGGCGTCGATCTACTGCTCGCCGCTGGCGAGCGCCTTTTTGTGCTGGGCCCCTGCGGTGCGGGTAAGTCGACTTTGCTCCATGCGTTGCTTGGTTTTGTTCCGCTGGCTGGCGGCAGCGTTCGGTTGCTGGGGCGGCTCTGCAGCAGTGAGGCGGAGTTCGCCCCGCTGCGGGGCGTGGTGGGGCTGCTGTTTCAGGACCCCGCCGATCAGTTGTTTGGGCCCACCGTGCTGGAGGACGCTGAGTTTGGTCCGCTCAATCAGGGGCTGGGGCGGGCGGCGGCACGCGAACGCGCGTGGGCGGCGCTGCATCGGGTCGGTATTCAAATGCTTGCCGAGCGTCCGGTGCATGAATTGTCTGGCGGAGAACAGCGCCTGGCCGCGCTGGCCGGCGTGCTGGCGATGCAGCCGGCGGTGCTGCTGCTCGACGAGCCGACTGCCGCGCTCGATCAGGCAAGCGCCCAGCGGATCGCTGCGGTACTGGAAGCTTGCGGCGTGCCGATGGTGGTTGCTGCGCATGACGAGGCGCTGGTGGCCAGATTGGCTACGCGTTGCCAAAGGTTGGGCGGGCCAGTCGATCCGTTGTGCTAA
- the nikR gene encoding nickel-responsive transcriptional regulator NikR: MERITISLDEELATAFDALIAERGYRNRSEAVRDLLRRELEAARQRGEADGQCVATLSYLYNHHQRELAERLTGLQHGHHDLTVSTLHAHLDHDHCIECVILRGPSARVRRFAESIMAESGVRHGCLNLISVEVDTAVQPHGHAPAHPHTAEHKHYRPRS, translated from the coding sequence ATGGAGCGCATCACCATTTCGCTAGACGAGGAGCTCGCCACTGCTTTCGACGCGCTGATAGCCGAACGCGGCTACCGCAACCGCTCCGAAGCGGTGCGCGACTTGTTGCGCCGCGAGCTGGAAGCAGCCCGCCAGCGCGGCGAGGCAGACGGGCAGTGTGTGGCCACGCTGAGTTACCTCTACAATCATCACCAACGTGAACTGGCCGAGCGGCTCACCGGGTTGCAACACGGCCATCATGATCTCACCGTGTCCACGCTGCATGCCCATCTGGACCACGACCATTGCATCGAATGCGTCATCCTGCGCGGTCCGAGCGCCAGAGTCCGGCGTTTTGCTGAATCGATCATGGCCGAAAGCGGCGTGCGCCACGGCTGCCTCAATTTGATCAGTGTCGAGGTCGATACCGCCGTGCAGCCTCACGGCCATGCTCCCGCGCATCCGCACACTGCCGAGCACAAACATTACCGTCCGCGTAGCTGA
- a CDS encoding PAS domain-containing sensor histidine kinase, which translates to MSESPKSAPPLQHTGHPGELVGVGEDVWMDVIHKMDEVYADLLQYEVALEQQNAKLEESQQFILSVLTSMSDILVVCDRNGKIEDVNRSLLDFTGKTLDQLRGSSLFELFADDLSRAQARHLLTLYGDESVHDCELPLRARDGSAVPVSLNCTPRYNAVGKSLGMVITGRPVGELRRAYQALRQAHEDLKRTQQQLLHSEKMASLGRLVAGVAHELNNPISFILGNVHALRRYAGRLEQYLDAVHAGTSAAQLAELRAELRIDRILADLPPLIDGIIEGAERTRDIVDGLKRFSAIDRDEQQSFNLTEVIERAVRWVCKAARQSFAVQVRLPAQIPLRGSPGQMQQVMMNLVQNAWDATCEQSAPRLEIDGQLVGTRAIIRFHDNGPGIAEQHLAHIFDPFFTTKPVGKGTGLGLSISYGIVERHGGQLSARNHPDGGAELVVELPVGSV; encoded by the coding sequence ATGAGCGAGTCGCCCAAATCCGCCCCGCCCCTGCAACACACCGGCCACCCTGGCGAACTGGTGGGCGTGGGCGAAGATGTGTGGATGGATGTCATCCACAAAATGGATGAGGTGTACGCCGACCTGTTGCAGTATGAAGTGGCGTTGGAACAGCAAAATGCCAAGCTGGAGGAGTCGCAACAGTTCATCCTCTCGGTGCTCACCTCGATGTCGGACATCCTGGTGGTGTGCGACCGCAACGGCAAAATCGAAGACGTCAACCGCTCCTTGCTCGATTTTACCGGCAAGACGCTGGATCAACTGCGCGGCAGTTCGCTGTTCGAACTCTTCGCGGACGATCTGTCCCGCGCCCAGGCGCGCCATCTGCTCACCCTCTACGGCGACGAAAGCGTACACGACTGCGAATTGCCGCTGCGCGCGCGCGACGGCTCCGCGGTGCCGGTATCGCTCAACTGCACGCCTCGCTACAACGCCGTAGGTAAATCGCTGGGCATGGTGATCACCGGCCGTCCGGTGGGCGAGCTGCGCCGCGCCTACCAGGCGCTGCGCCAAGCCCACGAAGACCTCAAACGCACCCAGCAGCAACTGCTGCATTCGGAAAAAATGGCCTCGCTCGGCCGCCTGGTGGCTGGCGTGGCGCACGAGCTGAACAACCCGATCAGCTTCATTCTGGGCAACGTGCATGCATTGCGGCGCTACGCCGGGCGGCTGGAGCAATACCTCGATGCTGTGCACGCCGGCACCTCGGCTGCGCAACTGGCCGAACTGCGCGCCGAACTTCGCATCGACCGCATTCTGGCCGATCTGCCGCCGCTGATCGACGGCATCATCGAAGGCGCCGAACGTACCCGCGATATCGTCGATGGCCTGAAGCGCTTTTCCGCCATCGATCGCGACGAGCAACAGTCTTTCAACCTCACCGAAGTCATCGAGCGCGCGGTGCGCTGGGTGTGTAAAGCGGCCCGTCAAAGCTTTGCGGTGCAAGTCCGTCTGCCCGCACAGATTCCGTTGCGCGGCTCCCCCGGTCAGATGCAACAGGTCATGATGAACCTGGTGCAAAACGCCTGGGACGCTACCTGCGAACAGTCAGCCCCGCGACTGGAAATCGACGGCCAGTTGGTCGGCACCCGCGCCATCATCCGCTTTCATGACAACGGCCCGGGCATCGCCGAGCAACATCTGGCGCACATCTTCGACCCCTTCTTCACCACCAAGCCGGTAGGCAAGGGCACCGGACTGGGCCTGTCGATCAGCTATGGCATCGTCGAGCGCCACGGCGGCCAGCTCTCTGCCCGCAACCACCCGGACGGCGGCGCCGAGCTGGTGGTGGAGCTGCCGGTGGGCAGCGTATGA